The following are encoded together in the Cynocephalus volans isolate mCynVol1 chromosome 4, mCynVol1.pri, whole genome shotgun sequence genome:
- the LOC134375789 gene encoding olfactory receptor 51F2-like, which produces MPFFNESILHPAVFFLTGIPGLETSHTWISIPFCCLYAIAISGNGMILFVIVTESSLHEPMYYFLSMLSFTDLGLCLSTLVTMLGIFWFNAREISFDACIGQMFFIHGFTFMESSVLLAMAFDRFIAICNPLKYAMILTNPRIIKVGFAIIIRGTTALVPLLLLLKHLSFCRSHVLHHSYCFHPDVMKLSCTDTRINSAFGLAIVISTAGLDSVLILLSYVLIIRSVLGIASPEERKKAFGTCVSHISAVAIFYIPMISLSLVHRFGKHAPPFVHTLTANVYLLIPPVMNPIIYSVKTKQIRKAVIKVFLSKLI; this is translated from the coding sequence ATGCCTTTCTTCAACGAGAGCATTCTCCACCCTGCAGTCTTCTTCCTTACTGGCATCCCTGGTCTTGAGACCTCTCACACCTGGATCTCCATCCCATTCTGTTGTCTCTATGCCATTGCCATCTCTGGGAATGGCATGATACTGTTTGTAATTGTTACTGAGTCAAGCCTCCATGAACCCATGTACTATTTCCTCTCCATGCTATCCTTTACGGACCTAGGTCTGTGTCTTTCTACGTTGGTCACCATGCTGGGTATTTTCTGGTTCAATGCTCGAGAAATCAGCTTTGATGCCTGCATTGGCCAAATGTTCTTTATCCATGGCTTTACATTCATGGAGTCGTCAGTACTCCTGGCAATGGCCTTTGACCGCTTCATTGCCATCTGTAACCCACTGAAGTATGCCATGATCTTAACGAATCCACGGATCATCAAAGTGGGCTTTGCAATCATTATTAGGGGGACAACAGCTCTAGTGCCTTTACTCCTGCTCCTTAAGCATCTGTCCTTCTGCCGCAGCCACGTGCTCCATCATTCCTATTGCTTCCACCCTGATGTGATGAAGCTCTCATGCACAGACACCAGGATCAACAGTGCATTTGGCCTGGCTATTGTCATCTCTACTGCTGGCTTGGACTCTGTCTTGATCCTCCTTTCCTATGTTCTGATCATCCGCTCTGTGCTTGGCATAGCCTCCCCAGAGGAGCGGAAAAAGGCATTTGGTACCTGTGTCTCTCACATAAGTGCTGTTGCCATCTTCTACATCCCCATGATCAGCCTGTCACTGGTGCACAGATTTGGGAAGCATGCACCTCCCTTTGTACACACGCTCACTGCCAATGTTTATTTGCTTATCCCCCCTGTAATGAATCCCATAATCTACAGTGTGAAAACCAAGCAAATCCGCAAGGCTGTCATCAAAGTATTTCTTTCTAAGCTAATTTAG